The following are encoded in a window of Arthrobacter sp. NicSoilB4 genomic DNA:
- the proB gene encoding glutamate 5-kinase, translating into MTSKAVTERGAAATPDRRAAADRPAPDRSVLSGARRIVVKVGSSSLTSIKGGISEEALTELADALAHQRNAGTEIILVSSGAIAAGLAPLGLAKRPRDLATQQAAASVGQGLLMARYTHAFGAHGVTVSQVLLTAENFMRRSQHTNALRALDRLLNLGVVPVVNENDTVATHEIRFGDNDRLAALVAHLVRADALVLLSDVDSLYDGPPAHGAKRISHVTGPQDLDGVTIGRTGKAGTGTGGMVTKVEAATIAAGSGIPALVTSTGNAAAALAGKDVGTWFSVNGSRKPVRLLWLAHLASVEGTLVLDDGAVKAVRDRRTSLLPAGISAVHGHFEAGDAVEMVSADGTVIARGLVNYAAAELPQMLGRSTKELGETLGRGYDRVVVHVDDLVLV; encoded by the coding sequence ATGACGAGTAAAGCCGTCACTGAGCGCGGCGCGGCGGCCACCCCGGACCGCCGCGCGGCCGCGGACAGGCCCGCCCCCGACCGGTCCGTGCTGTCCGGCGCACGCCGGATCGTGGTCAAGGTCGGATCGTCCTCGCTGACCTCCATCAAGGGCGGCATCTCGGAAGAGGCCCTGACCGAACTCGCCGACGCCCTCGCGCACCAGCGCAACGCCGGCACGGAGATCATCCTGGTGTCCTCCGGCGCGATCGCCGCGGGGCTGGCCCCGTTGGGGCTCGCCAAGCGGCCCCGCGACCTCGCCACCCAGCAGGCCGCCGCGAGCGTTGGCCAGGGCCTGCTGATGGCCCGCTACACGCACGCCTTCGGAGCCCACGGCGTCACCGTCAGCCAGGTGCTCCTCACCGCCGAAAACTTCATGCGCCGCAGCCAGCACACCAACGCCCTGCGCGCCCTCGACCGGCTGCTCAACCTCGGCGTTGTGCCCGTCGTCAACGAAAACGACACGGTCGCCACCCACGAGATCCGCTTCGGCGACAACGACCGGCTCGCGGCCCTCGTGGCCCACCTGGTCCGCGCCGACGCGCTGGTGCTGCTCTCCGACGTCGACTCCCTCTACGACGGCCCTCCCGCGCACGGGGCGAAGCGGATCTCCCATGTGACGGGCCCGCAGGACCTCGACGGCGTCACCATCGGACGCACCGGCAAAGCCGGAACCGGAACCGGGGGAATGGTCACCAAGGTCGAGGCGGCCACCATTGCCGCCGGCTCGGGCATCCCTGCGCTGGTCACCTCCACCGGAAACGCCGCCGCTGCGCTGGCGGGCAAGGACGTGGGGACCTGGTTCTCCGTCAACGGCTCCCGCAAGCCGGTCCGCCTGCTCTGGCTGGCGCACCTTGCCTCCGTGGAGGGCACGCTGGTGCTCGACGACGGCGCCGTGAAGGCCGTGCGCGACCGCCGCACCTCGCTGCTCCCGGCCGGAATCTCGGCGGTGCACGGACACTTCGAAGCCGGCGACGCCGTTGAGATGGTCTCCGCCGACGGCACGGTGATTGCCCGCGGACTGGTCAACTACGCCGCCGCCGAACTCCCGCAGATGCTGGGCCGCTCCACCAAGGAACTGGGCGAGACGCTCGGCCGCGGATATGACCGGGTAGTTGTTCATGTTGACGATCTGGTGCTGGTCTAA
- the obgE gene encoding GTPase ObgE has product MASFVDRVVLHVSGGTGGHGCVSVHREKFKPLGGPDGGNGGNGGDVILRVDTQTTTLLDYHHAPHRHATNGGPGMGDWRAGKHGETLILPVPIGTVVKSKAGEVLADLVSEGAEYVAAAGGIGGLGNASLSSQKRRAPGFALLGIEGESSDVVLELKSIADIALVGFPSAGKSSLIAAMSAARPKIADYPFTTLIPNLGVVQAGDVRFTIADVPGLIEGASEGKGLGHHFLRHVERCAALVHVLDCGTLESDRDPLSDLAVIEAELEKYAVDMSYAGSDGEVVPLNHRPRLVALNKVDLPDGKDMAEFVRPELESRGYRVFEISATSHEGLRQLGFAMAEIVQAARDAVAAAPPKVAAPVLKPRAVNESGFKIRREEKNLEPLFRVLGDKPVRWVKQTDFTNEEAIGYLADRLAKLGVENELFKQGAKPGDMVVIGEDDGVVFDWEPTMMAGAELLAAPRGTDVRFADIGDRPTRGQKRDEQIERREAKAAARAELEAERKAGIWTESVSGRRAAKPLKESGLGATDDE; this is encoded by the coding sequence GTGGCCAGCTTTGTAGACCGGGTAGTACTGCACGTATCCGGCGGTACCGGCGGCCACGGTTGTGTCTCCGTCCACCGCGAGAAGTTCAAGCCGCTCGGCGGTCCCGACGGCGGCAACGGCGGCAACGGCGGCGACGTCATCCTGCGCGTCGACACCCAGACCACCACCCTGCTGGACTACCACCACGCACCGCACCGCCACGCCACCAACGGCGGCCCGGGCATGGGTGACTGGCGCGCCGGCAAACACGGCGAAACCCTGATTCTTCCGGTCCCCATTGGCACCGTGGTCAAGTCCAAGGCCGGCGAAGTCCTCGCAGACCTCGTGAGCGAGGGCGCGGAATACGTTGCCGCAGCCGGCGGCATCGGCGGACTCGGCAACGCCTCGCTCTCCTCGCAGAAGCGCCGCGCGCCCGGCTTTGCGCTGCTCGGCATCGAAGGCGAGTCCAGCGACGTCGTCCTCGAACTGAAGTCCATCGCCGACATCGCCCTGGTCGGCTTCCCGTCCGCCGGCAAGTCCAGCCTGATCGCGGCCATGTCCGCCGCGCGGCCCAAGATCGCCGACTACCCGTTCACCACCCTGATCCCGAACCTCGGCGTCGTCCAGGCCGGCGACGTGCGCTTCACCATCGCCGACGTCCCGGGCCTCATCGAGGGTGCCAGTGAAGGCAAGGGCCTCGGCCACCACTTCCTGCGCCACGTCGAGCGCTGCGCCGCCCTGGTGCACGTCCTTGACTGCGGCACGCTCGAATCGGACCGCGATCCGCTCTCCGACCTCGCCGTCATCGAGGCCGAGCTGGAGAAGTACGCCGTGGACATGAGCTACGCCGGCTCCGACGGCGAAGTCGTCCCCCTGAACCACCGCCCCCGCCTGGTCGCACTGAACAAGGTTGACCTGCCGGACGGCAAGGACATGGCCGAATTCGTCCGCCCCGAACTCGAATCCCGCGGCTACAGGGTCTTCGAAATCTCGGCGACCAGCCACGAGGGCCTCCGCCAGCTCGGCTTTGCCATGGCCGAAATCGTCCAGGCCGCCCGCGACGCCGTCGCCGCCGCCCCGCCGAAGGTGGCGGCCCCGGTCCTCAAGCCCCGCGCCGTCAACGAATCCGGCTTCAAGATCCGCCGCGAGGAGAAGAACCTGGAGCCGCTGTTCCGCGTCCTCGGCGACAAGCCCGTGCGCTGGGTCAAGCAGACCGACTTCACCAACGAGGAAGCCATCGGCTACCTCGCCGACCGCCTGGCCAAGCTCGGCGTCGAAAACGAACTCTTCAAGCAGGGTGCCAAGCCGGGCGACATGGTGGTCATCGGCGAGGACGACGGCGTCGTCTTCGACTGGGAGCCCACGATGATGGCCGGCGCCGAACTGCTGGCTGCACCGCGCGGCACGGACGTGCGTTTCGCCGACATCGGCGACCGCCCCACCCGCGGGCAGAAGCGCGACGAGCAGATCGAACGCCGCGAGGCCAAGGCTGCCGCCCGCGCCGAACTCGAAGCCGAACGCAAGGCCGGCATCTGGACCGAATCCGTCAGCGGACGCCGTGCCGCCAAGCCGCTCAAGGAGAGTGGACTGGGCGCAACAGATGACGAGTAA
- the rpmA gene encoding 50S ribosomal protein L27: MAHKKGASSTRNGRDSNAQYLGVKRFGGQVVSAGEIIVRQRGTHFHPGAGVGRGGDDTLFALTPGAVEFGTRRGRRVVNIVAAAAAE, encoded by the coding sequence ATGGCACATAAAAAAGGCGCGAGCTCCACTCGCAACGGTCGTGACTCGAACGCCCAGTACCTCGGCGTCAAGCGCTTCGGCGGCCAGGTAGTTTCCGCAGGCGAGATCATCGTCCGCCAGCGTGGCACCCACTTCCACCCGGGCGCCGGCGTGGGCCGTGGCGGCGACGACACCCTGTTCGCTCTGACCCCCGGCGCTGTCGAGTTCGGCACCCGCCGCGGTCGTCGCGTTGTGAACATTGTGGCTGCTGCAGCTGCAGAGTAA
- the rplU gene encoding 50S ribosomal protein L21, whose product MVYAIVRAGGRQEKVSVGDFVTLNRVPGGAGSTFELPALLLVDGDKVTSAASDLAKVKVTAEILEDLRGPKIVIQKFKNKTGYKKRQGHRQELTKVKITGIK is encoded by the coding sequence GTGGTGTACGCGATTGTCCGCGCAGGCGGCCGCCAAGAGAAGGTTTCCGTTGGAGACTTCGTTACCCTGAACCGCGTCCCCGGTGGAGCCGGCAGCACCTTTGAGTTGCCCGCACTGCTCCTGGTAGACGGTGACAAGGTCACGTCTGCAGCTTCGGACCTGGCCAAGGTAAAGGTTACGGCTGAGATCCTTGAGGACCTTCGCGGTCCCAAGATCGTCATCCAGAAGTTCAAGAACAAGACCGGTTACAAGAAGCGCCAGGGTCACCGTCAGGAATTGACCAAGGTCAAGATCACCGGTATCAAGTAA
- a CDS encoding bifunctional hydroxymethylpyrimidine kinase/phosphomethylpyrimidine kinase, translated as MSLLTTASSFLPPVPAPSTPRIPRVLAIAGSDPSGGAGIQADLKSIAAHGGYGMAAITALTAQNTRGVSAVHVPPAAFLTAQLDAISQDITIDAVKIGMLGDAAVIDAVRGWLERARPGVVVLDPVMVATSGDRLLQESAEAALHALLPYADLITPNLAELAVLLREETAEDWAGALEQGKRLAAQTGSTVLVKGGHLQAGTGPGGDQTGPGNDDCGNGCPDALVNTGGLLAQDVVVVPGERVHTRNSHGTGCSLSSAIATVQARKIGQARDTARAGGAGDWEAALREVKPWLQEALRTSAALGVGTGNGPVHHFHHVQQYTHDHGARQRGTAARGPAEGEFAVALREAATADLKAIYGLDFIRGLADGTLPENEFAYYLAQDALYLNGYSRVLARAAAIAPTEAEQLFWARSAQNCLEVESELHRTWLSTRTAVTTPGPVTKSYVDHLLAASISGSYGVLVAAVLPCFWLYAEVGETLYRQFLAAGAPESHPYAVWLRTYADEAFVAATRQAVAYTDAAARAASAGERDAMTLAFRQSARYEVDFFDAPRLHA; from the coding sequence ATGTCTCTCTTGACCACCGCCTCATCGTTTCTTCCGCCTGTCCCCGCCCCTTCGACGCCCCGGATCCCGCGGGTGCTCGCGATCGCCGGCTCCGACCCCTCCGGCGGCGCCGGCATCCAGGCCGACCTTAAGAGCATTGCCGCGCACGGCGGCTACGGCATGGCCGCCATCACGGCCCTGACCGCCCAGAACACCCGCGGTGTCAGCGCCGTCCACGTCCCGCCGGCGGCCTTCCTGACCGCCCAGCTGGATGCCATCAGCCAGGACATCACCATCGACGCCGTCAAGATCGGGATGCTGGGGGATGCCGCCGTGATTGATGCTGTCCGCGGCTGGCTCGAGAGGGCCCGGCCCGGCGTCGTGGTCCTGGATCCCGTTATGGTGGCGACGAGCGGAGACCGGCTGCTGCAGGAGTCCGCCGAGGCAGCCCTGCACGCGCTGCTGCCGTACGCGGACCTGATCACGCCCAACCTCGCCGAACTCGCCGTCCTGCTCAGGGAGGAGACCGCCGAGGACTGGGCCGGGGCACTGGAACAGGGCAAGCGGCTCGCCGCCCAGACCGGCTCCACGGTCCTGGTGAAGGGCGGCCACCTCCAGGCCGGAACGGGCCCCGGGGGCGACCAGACCGGCCCCGGCAACGACGACTGCGGCAACGGATGCCCCGACGCGCTGGTCAACACCGGCGGACTCCTGGCCCAGGACGTCGTGGTGGTGCCGGGAGAGCGGGTGCACACCCGCAACAGCCACGGCACGGGGTGTTCGCTGTCCTCCGCGATCGCCACAGTCCAGGCCAGGAAAATCGGGCAGGCCAGGGACACGGCGCGGGCCGGCGGAGCGGGGGACTGGGAAGCCGCGCTCCGCGAGGTCAAGCCATGGCTGCAGGAGGCACTGCGCACCTCTGCGGCCCTCGGCGTCGGCACCGGCAACGGCCCGGTCCACCATTTCCACCACGTGCAGCAGTACACCCATGACCACGGCGCCCGGCAAAGGGGAACCGCCGCCCGGGGACCGGCCGAAGGGGAGTTCGCCGTCGCGCTCCGGGAAGCGGCCACCGCCGACCTTAAGGCGATCTACGGCCTTGACTTCATCAGGGGCCTCGCCGACGGAACGCTGCCGGAGAACGAGTTTGCCTACTACCTTGCCCAGGACGCCCTGTACCTCAATGGCTACTCCCGCGTGCTGGCCCGGGCCGCCGCGATTGCACCCACTGAGGCCGAGCAGCTGTTCTGGGCCCGCTCGGCGCAGAACTGCCTGGAGGTCGAGTCGGAGCTGCACCGGACCTGGCTCAGCACGCGCACGGCGGTGACGACGCCCGGGCCGGTCACCAAGTCCTACGTTGACCACCTCCTGGCCGCCTCGATCTCCGGCAGTTACGGTGTGCTCGTGGCCGCCGTGCTGCCGTGCTTCTGGCTCTATGCCGAGGTGGGTGAGACCCTGTACCGGCAGTTCCTCGCCGCTGGCGCACCGGAGTCCCATCCCTACGCCGTCTGGCTGCGCACCTACGCCGACGAGGCGTTTGTTGCCGCCACCCGGCAGGCCGTCGCCTACACCGACGCCGCCGCCCGGGCGGCATCGGCGGGCGAACGGGACGCCATGACGCTGGCCTTCCGGCAGTCCGCACGCTACGAGGTCGACTTCTTCGACGCGCCGCGGCTGCACGCCTGA
- a CDS encoding Rne/Rng family ribonuclease, translating to MDNDQVVTGNEESAVSKEAAESAEAAVATPPKRPVRTRRKALPKKEAPEAAADAAEPAVVPAEALEAPEAEVKAKAPARRSRARKVAEPAELLPAFAEEATAGAPTAEPATAGAPAAEAAEAPVEKPVRRRASRAKAAAPVAEAPATEAPAAEAPAAETPAAPAAGTGAEEAATAAAPAEAAAPAAEAPAAAASLFLEPGAVTSMIFQAPDLAAVVRPAPAAAAAEADEEEGEEGEGEDAGNRRRRRSRGRRGRSGRIEESETEAEGSEEEAEEGAEGTLEDGVTSRRRRRRRRGDQDLELTGGGDDDPPNTVTRVRAPRAAAEAPVNNRVTSLKGSTRLEAKKQRRRESRDTGRRRTVITEAEFLARRESVDRQMIVRQRDDRIQIGVLEDGVLAEHFVSKTQQDSLIGNVYLGKVQNVLPSMEAAFVDIGRGRNAVLYAGEVNWESVNLEGKQRRIENALKSGDSVLVQVTKDPVGHKGARLTSQISLPGRYLVYVPGGSMTGISRKLPDVERNRLKRILKDRLPEDAGVIVRTAAEGASEEELTHDINRLRAQWEGIEGQSTSTKILAPELLYGEPDLTIKVVRDVFNEDFSKLIVSGEEAWDTIEAYVTYVAPDLVGRLEKWTKDTDIFSAWRIDEQIHKALDRKVFLPSGGSLVIDRTEAMTVVDVNTGKFTGSGGNLEETVTKNNLEAAEEVVRQLRLRDIGGIIVIDFIDMVLESNRDLVLRRMVECLGRDRTKHQVAEVTSLGLVQMTRKRMGTGLLEVFGEQCETCAGRGIVTHDEPVEHRRANVVAAEHHVPRTEQQPAARTERKSRRRGRGGQGTDVQSAPAAVHAEPTEAERHAKAEATRAALANIAAAAHAAHLHDGEATAADAGAREAAVEAAVEAAVELAASEEAAGRPAAVLTFGGEQVALPFVEHADEASAPALTLDLLTEAFANLGEAEGAKVPAAQEPATQEPAAKAPAARTAAAAPARTGGTGPGRTQSPGSQTEAEAEAGTSRARRGRRNRSASRAQGAANETSVEQRQESRQSAAVSVHEAKVPATKAPEAKPAASEPIILGVGVPASEL from the coding sequence ATGGATAATGACCAGGTTGTAACGGGCAACGAAGAGTCTGCCGTTAGCAAAGAAGCAGCAGAATCAGCAGAAGCAGCTGTAGCCACCCCGCCGAAGCGGCCGGTCCGGACCCGCCGCAAGGCACTGCCCAAGAAGGAAGCCCCCGAGGCCGCGGCGGATGCGGCGGAGCCCGCGGTTGTTCCGGCAGAGGCCCTCGAGGCCCCCGAGGCTGAGGTCAAGGCCAAGGCGCCCGCACGCCGCTCCCGCGCCCGTAAGGTGGCCGAGCCGGCCGAACTCCTGCCGGCTTTCGCCGAAGAAGCCACCGCAGGGGCACCGACCGCGGAGCCGGCCACCGCAGGGGCGCCGGCCGCAGAGGCCGCCGAAGCGCCGGTTGAGAAGCCTGTCCGCCGCCGCGCCAGCCGCGCGAAGGCCGCCGCCCCCGTCGCTGAAGCACCGGCAACTGAAGCGCCTGCCGCTGAAGCCCCTGCCGCTGAGACCCCTGCAGCCCCGGCCGCCGGGACTGGAGCAGAGGAAGCAGCCACTGCTGCCGCGCCCGCAGAAGCCGCCGCGCCCGCCGCCGAAGCACCTGCCGCAGCCGCGTCGCTCTTCCTGGAGCCGGGCGCGGTCACCTCGATGATTTTCCAGGCACCCGACCTGGCCGCCGTCGTGCGTCCGGCCCCGGCGGCTGCCGCCGCGGAAGCTGACGAAGAAGAGGGCGAGGAGGGCGAGGGCGAAGACGCCGGAAACCGCCGTCGCCGCCGCAGCCGGGGACGCCGCGGACGCAGCGGCCGCATCGAAGAGTCCGAGACCGAGGCCGAAGGCAGCGAAGAAGAAGCAGAAGAGGGCGCCGAGGGAACACTCGAAGACGGCGTGACGTCGCGCCGCCGCCGTCGCCGCCGCCGTGGCGACCAGGACCTCGAACTGACCGGCGGGGGAGACGACGATCCGCCCAACACAGTGACCCGGGTCCGCGCGCCCCGTGCCGCCGCCGAGGCGCCGGTCAACAACCGCGTCACGTCCCTCAAGGGCTCCACCCGGCTTGAGGCGAAGAAGCAGCGCCGCCGCGAATCCCGCGACACCGGACGCCGCCGCACCGTCATCACCGAGGCCGAGTTCCTGGCCCGGCGCGAATCCGTGGACCGCCAGATGATCGTCCGCCAGCGCGACGACAGAATCCAGATCGGCGTCCTCGAGGACGGCGTCCTGGCCGAGCATTTCGTCTCGAAGACCCAGCAGGATTCCCTGATCGGCAACGTGTACCTGGGCAAGGTCCAGAACGTGCTGCCGTCGATGGAAGCCGCCTTCGTCGACATCGGACGCGGCCGCAACGCCGTGCTCTACGCCGGTGAAGTCAACTGGGAATCCGTCAACCTCGAGGGCAAGCAGCGCCGGATCGAAAACGCGCTGAAGTCCGGCGACTCCGTCCTGGTCCAGGTCACCAAGGACCCGGTGGGCCACAAGGGCGCCCGCCTCACGAGCCAGATCTCCCTGCCCGGCCGCTACCTCGTGTACGTCCCCGGCGGTTCCATGACCGGCATCTCCCGCAAGCTGCCCGACGTCGAGCGCAACCGCCTCAAGCGGATCCTCAAGGACCGCCTGCCGGAAGATGCGGGCGTCATCGTCCGCACCGCCGCCGAGGGTGCGTCCGAGGAAGAGCTCACGCATGACATCAACCGCCTCCGCGCCCAGTGGGAAGGCATCGAGGGACAGTCGACGTCCACGAAGATCCTCGCCCCCGAGCTGCTCTACGGCGAACCCGACCTGACCATCAAGGTGGTCCGTGACGTCTTCAACGAGGACTTCTCGAAGCTGATCGTCTCCGGCGAGGAAGCCTGGGACACCATCGAGGCGTACGTCACCTATGTGGCGCCGGACCTGGTGGGCCGGCTGGAGAAGTGGACCAAGGACACGGACATCTTCTCGGCCTGGCGCATCGACGAGCAGATCCACAAGGCCCTGGACCGCAAGGTCTTCCTGCCCTCCGGCGGTTCCCTCGTGATCGACCGCACCGAAGCCATGACCGTGGTGGACGTCAACACCGGCAAGTTCACCGGCTCCGGCGGCAACCTCGAGGAAACCGTCACCAAGAACAACCTCGAAGCAGCCGAGGAAGTCGTCCGGCAGCTCCGGCTCCGCGACATCGGCGGCATCATCGTCATCGACTTCATCGATATGGTGCTCGAATCCAACCGCGACCTGGTACTGCGCCGCATGGTGGAATGCCTGGGCCGGGACCGGACCAAGCACCAGGTGGCCGAGGTGACCTCGCTGGGCCTCGTGCAGATGACCCGCAAGCGGATGGGCACCGGGCTGCTTGAAGTCTTCGGCGAACAGTGCGAGACCTGCGCCGGGCGCGGCATCGTGACCCACGACGAGCCCGTCGAGCACCGCCGCGCCAACGTCGTTGCCGCCGAGCACCACGTCCCGCGGACCGAGCAGCAGCCGGCCGCGCGGACCGAACGCAAGAGCCGCCGCCGCGGCCGGGGCGGCCAAGGAACGGACGTCCAGTCCGCGCCGGCAGCCGTGCACGCCGAGCCCACCGAAGCCGAGCGCCACGCCAAGGCCGAGGCAACCCGCGCCGCCCTGGCGAACATCGCAGCAGCGGCGCACGCCGCCCACCTGCATGACGGCGAGGCAACCGCCGCCGACGCCGGGGCCCGCGAGGCAGCGGTGGAGGCCGCAGTCGAGGCTGCCGTCGAGCTGGCCGCGTCGGAGGAAGCTGCCGGGCGTCCGGCAGCCGTGCTGACGTTTGGCGGCGAGCAGGTCGCTCTTCCGTTCGTGGAGCACGCCGACGAGGCCAGTGCGCCCGCGCTGACCCTGGACCTGCTGACCGAGGCTTTCGCCAACCTCGGCGAAGCCGAAGGGGCCAAGGTTCCCGCAGCGCAGGAACCGGCAACACAGGAGCCTGCAGCGAAGGCGCCGGCGGCCCGGACGGCAGCGGCAGCTCCGGCCCGCACCGGCGGAACCGGCCCGGGACGCACCCAGTCGCCGGGTTCCCAGACCGAAGCTGAAGCCGAAGCCGGTACCTCGCGTGCCCGCCGCGGACGCCGCAACCGGAGCGCCAGCCGCGCCCAGGGTGCAGCGAATGAAACCTCGGTGGAGCAGCGCCAGGAATCCCGGCAGTCCGCCGCCGTTTCCGTGCACGAGGCCAAGGTCCCGGCAACAAAGGCGCCGGAGGCGAAGCCGGCCGCCAGCGAGCCGATCATCCTCGGCGTCGGCGTTCCGGCCTCGGAGCTTTAG
- a CDS encoding vitamin K epoxide reductase family protein has translation MPSISSATSEAAAQQQGSSTSVEERPLPPMTRDRPFAWLLLITGVIGWIASGILVLEKLEVLKDPGHVTVCDVNPWISCGQVMQTPQSSAFGFPNMFIGIVAFAVIITTAMGLLAGAKFARWYWLGLQAGVTLGFAFVVWLWSQALYSIHILCPFCMVVWAAMIPLFVWVTVRNVSHGVIRLPEGPTRILGDSGWIITALLYVAVIATIFFAFIQVFIGTSGY, from the coding sequence ATGCCCAGCATCTCCAGTGCCACCAGCGAGGCAGCCGCGCAGCAGCAAGGCTCCAGCACATCTGTTGAGGAACGGCCGCTGCCCCCGATGACCCGCGACCGCCCGTTCGCGTGGCTGCTGCTGATTACCGGCGTCATTGGCTGGATTGCGTCCGGAATCCTGGTGCTGGAAAAACTCGAGGTCCTCAAGGACCCCGGCCACGTCACCGTGTGCGATGTGAACCCGTGGATCTCCTGTGGCCAGGTCATGCAGACGCCGCAGAGTTCGGCGTTCGGCTTCCCCAACATGTTCATCGGCATCGTGGCCTTTGCCGTCATTATCACCACCGCGATGGGCCTGCTGGCCGGCGCCAAGTTTGCCCGCTGGTACTGGCTGGGCCTGCAGGCCGGCGTGACCCTGGGCTTCGCGTTCGTGGTGTGGCTCTGGTCCCAGGCGCTGTATTCCATCCACATCCTGTGCCCATTCTGCATGGTTGTGTGGGCTGCGATGATTCCGCTGTTCGTCTGGGTCACCGTCCGCAATGTCTCCCACGGCGTGATCCGGCTGCCCGAGGGCCCCACCAGGATCCTGGGCGACTCCGGCTGGATCATCACGGCACTGCTGTACGTCGCCGTAATCGCCACCATCTTCTTCGCCTTCATCCAGGTCTTCATCGGGACCTCCGGCTACTAG
- the ndk gene encoding nucleoside-diphosphate kinase: protein MSIERTLVLIKPDGVTRNLTGNIIARIEAKGYTLAELKKVDASRELLEQHYEEHVGKPFYEPLVEFMLSGPVVAAIFEGHRVIEGFRSLAGTTDPTTAAPGTIRGDFGRDWGLKVQQNLVHGSDSAESAEREIKIWFQD, encoded by the coding sequence GTGAGCATTGAGCGCACTCTCGTCCTGATCAAGCCCGACGGCGTCACCCGCAACCTGACCGGCAACATCATCGCCCGCATCGAAGCCAAGGGCTACACCCTGGCCGAGCTCAAGAAGGTCGACGCGAGCCGCGAATTGCTGGAGCAGCACTACGAGGAGCACGTGGGCAAGCCGTTCTACGAGCCGCTGGTCGAGTTCATGCTCAGCGGACCCGTTGTCGCCGCGATCTTCGAGGGCCACCGCGTGATCGAGGGCTTCCGCTCGCTCGCCGGCACCACGGACCCGACGACGGCGGCCCCCGGCACCATCCGCGGCGACTTCGGCCGCGACTGGGGCCTGAAGGTGCAGCAGAACCTGGTCCACGGCTCGGACTCCGCCGAGTCAGCGGAGCGCGAAATCAAGATCTGGTTCCAGGACTAA
- a CDS encoding DUF4233 domain-containing protein, whose amino-acid sequence MAKLTKAQREWRPGMPKKRRSTKVMFASTVLLLEAFVVLFGTLTVFGLRRDDFPPVLIFSVGIGLCLVYVFTCAVLSKPWGVALGWILQIVLILTGILEPAMFVVGGLFAVAWWYGIRTGIRIDRESAQREREQAAWDAAHPEDQSN is encoded by the coding sequence ATGGCGAAACTCACCAAGGCCCAGCGCGAATGGCGCCCGGGCATGCCCAAGAAACGCCGCTCCACCAAGGTCATGTTCGCCTCCACCGTGCTGCTGCTGGAAGCCTTTGTGGTGCTCTTCGGCACCCTCACCGTCTTCGGACTGCGGCGGGACGACTTCCCGCCGGTCCTGATCTTCTCGGTGGGGATCGGGCTGTGCCTCGTGTATGTCTTCACCTGCGCGGTCCTTTCCAAGCCGTGGGGAGTCGCGCTGGGCTGGATCCTGCAGATCGTGCTGATCCTGACCGGCATCCTGGAACCGGCGATGTTTGTGGTCGGCGGACTCTTCGCGGTGGCCTGGTGGTACGGGATCCGCACCGGCATCAGGATTGACCGCGAGTCCGCGCAGCGGGAACGGGAGCAGGCCGCGTGGGACGCGGCCCACCCCGAAGACCAAAGCAACTAG